One Seriola aureovittata isolate HTS-2021-v1 ecotype China chromosome 3, ASM2101889v1, whole genome shotgun sequence genomic window, TAATCTCTCTGGGGACCACACCATTATTTCACCAGCCAACAATTGACTTCACTGTACACTGCATCATAACAGATTTATGCTGTAGTTAAACATAGAAGGGTTAAATATAGAATTAACAGCATAACTCAACTGGTTGTGCTAATGGGTGAAGCAAACAATATCAGCACCTTGTTTTCTTATTCAGTGTTAGTCCTATAATTCCTTCATATATTCCAGCAATTCCACTCAAAATGTGCAATGTGGCctattaaaaaatatcatgcCATTAACATGTGAAGATTAGGCGTATTGGGAGGaggttgttgtcattttttctaaataaaggGGAGGctccaaacaaaaaaataataactctGGGGAGGGTCTTAGTTTCAGCCGCCTTCCCCACCCCAATCATTTTTGAAAAGCCCCCTAGAAGATAGAAGAAGCATACCCCTTCTGGGATAGGGAGTCCAAAGAAGTAGGAGCTACATCCATTAGGTTCAGGCATCTGGAAACCAGCACGAGGAAGAGGAGCTTTGCCTGAGAGGGGAAACAAAGCAAAGTGTCAGATGTAGGTCATGTTTCACAACAGACCAGTGGAAATGTGCCGAATTCTGTTTCATAACCGTGTGGGTTTAAAAGTAGATCCATGTTTGCACATGGAGAAACAGGGGTTCATATCCCCTGACATGATATTTGACACATTCCTTCGTCACCACATGAGACCTCTCCTATCATGCTGGGGTCACAGTCCATCTCCAGGCCCGCTCCCACATGATAACAAAGATGATAAGTGGAAGAGTTTACTACATCAGCCTAATAAATCCTAGTAAGTTTCTTCAAGTTTGAGtgtattgtaaaaaaaagtttaaatcatTGTATTTAAATCCAAATGGGCAATTCCCAGACGCTCAACACTGAAAAAGCTTTGACTGGACTGGACAAATTTGTTTTGTACATGTATTTTGGGTTGGATGATGCTGATAGCtgatatgttcttttttttttttttttttttttgctagtaTCCAATATTTATGTATAATATGGTAATTTTCAATCCAAAAAAGATAGTGTTAAGTATTTTGTGTTTCCCCCACTAATTTTATCATTGGAGGCAGTATCAACTGGACCATcccctaaaaatgtcaaactctttAAGTGAGTTACCAGCAATAGCAGATTTTTCCAACACAAAATTGtaatacatttcttttagattaaagattaaattcaaaaatatattttttttaacgaAGAAGAATCAAACAGATGTATCAGTGTTGGACCACAGTGACTGATAAAAGGTCAATATCAGTATCATTTAAACTGCCACTTATCTGTGTAACAGACTCACCATATCTACAGCGGTATTGGCACACTCCATCCCGTCCGCCCATGAACTCCAGCATCGAGTCAAAGTAGTTGCCAACAGTCTCAAAGCTGCCTCTGATAGAGTTCATTCCCCAATCTTCGTCCTCGTCCTCCGCCTGTGTGCCATCAGAGGCCTGGCCCTGTGGTGGAGGTGGCGGCGGTGCTTCTGTTGAATCCTCAGCCTCCTGACTGACAGCACTGTGGATGTACAGGCCCAGCAGGAGCAGTAGGGGAGCGAGAAGGGCCCAGCGGGTCATCCTGAAGCTCAGCACGAACAGAGTTACACCTCAGACACTGAagaggaacacaaacacagaggcaatACTGAAACTGTCTGCGTGACCTGAACTTTGAGCCAGTACAGGGACGGCCTCATATGTGGAGGAACAAAGTCCAGCTTCTATCTCGTCTTTTTAACATGTCTTTTATCATTCTCTCTGATTAATGTGCTTGTTCACAGTTCAGCCAAGGGGACTCAATTACATTTTAATCCCATTTAATTTTGATATAATCTAATCAAAAAGTTGCTAAGTGATTATCTGTTTGTGGGGGGAGACATGTTGTCAGTTATTGTCAGGACAAAAAAGGCCCTTGTTGCCATTTAAAGAGTACAGAGTAGACCTGTATGAAATGTTACTCAGCAATTCAAGAGCAAATTGTCTCTCAGTATTAAATACAGACAAATTAATACATAATACCTCTCTATACCTCCTGCAAAAGCTAAATTTCAAGAAATAATTACACTATTGGTTTTTGATAAATGCAGTGAGTATTGTTGGGTATACATCACTGAACTGCACACAGGTTTTTGAGAGAGAACTGATCTGAATACGAccaacctctgtgtgtgtgtgtgtgtgtgtgtgtgtgtgtgtgtctatgtctatGTCTATGTCTGTTGTTTCTCATAATAACAAAATTATGACCAAATCTAGATCATCTGCGATTAGCTAGTATGTATGCTTGTGTCAGTGtgaatttattgattaattgattaatttttatCATATACAAGTTTAGTGAGGTTagggaaaagcacaggtgtcatAACATTAGCAACGGCTCTGTTCTGTTCAAGTATCCCAGTAAGTCATGACACTGAGTCACAATACCAGGATGCTGAAACTGAAGCATCTAAAtgaaattcattcatcattcattttatgatAAGAGCCATGGTTTTACTGCTGGGACATGTCAGATTATCTTGAGTGAAGAAGGCCCATTAACAAACAattgacaaatgacaaattattaaattggagctgtaatttaattttgagagaaaaaaatgataatatctCCCAGATagaaaaatgaaacttctggcccaataCATGCCTGTGTCGTCGGCCCGAGTCaggcccatatacttccacatctgggcagattcagCTGTTATCTTCTGGTACTGTCCCACAGTTGcgagattttctgtgtgtgcaccagaattggtccagatgtggaagtagcatctgacaatcatgctgtatacGTACCAGATTTGGGCCATCGAACCGAGcatatactgggccagaagaaaacaagcatgtggcccgAGTATGGGCCGGATTTATTTAGCTACCTGGGCttgtgtgttaaaaaaaaaaaaaaaaaaggggtagCCAGTCCTTACCCAGAGCTGCATCTCCGTGTTGTACTGTTGTAATGTAAAATTTGTTTCAGGGTATGTAGTCGGAGTTTAGGAAGAATACGACTTAGTGTGGAGACAGTGAATAGCAGTTTTATCTATTCTTAATAAACTGTAATGTTCACCCAGCCTTTAAATATTATCAACGTCACCAAATATACCAGGCAATACAAAACTTTATCACCAGATGGCGCCAGGTGAATGagtctccccctcctctgtccATATTTGGTGGAGTCCAGGGAGGTGACGTTTGTCGCAAACACGGAAGTAGAGATAAACGATGGATGAATTGACGTATGGAGCCATGTGAACACAGTTACTGCACCTGGACTCAAAGTGAAGTATGTTGAGCCTCGACAGGCTCACACATATAAACAGGCAGGGACAGGTGGTAACCGCAGAACACCGAGATTGTGCtttcattttaagttttatgtGCGCGAGGCAGTGTTGGTTAGCCCACCCGAGCACCCCCCCGTGTTGCGTAAAAAGATAGTTTTTAGATCTTAATATCCTAATTTCATCaaatatttactgaaataaaatgtctttcGCAAACCTGTTCACGAGACTGTCTGCTGTCGACGAGGATGTGACTAGTCCTGGTCAAACATCCATTACACACAGGTACTTATGTGTTAGGTGATGTGCAGCCATCAGCTCTGATGTGTGTGAAGGagcagttttgttttaatgGCCTTCGTCctcatttctcattcattttatttcacaggAACGAGAGTGTTGATGGTCAAAGAGGA contains:
- the LOC130167095 gene encoding group XIIB secretory phospholipase A2-like protein — translated: MTRWALLAPLLLLLGLYIHSAVSQEAEDSTEAPPPPPPQGQASDGTQAEDEDEDWGMNSIRGSFETVGNYFDSMLEFMGGRDGVCQYRCRYGKAPLPRAGFQMPEPNGCSSYFFGLPIPEGMDMGIPAMTKCCNQLDMCYDTCGSNKYRCDSKFRWCLHSICSDLKKSLGFVSKVETCETVADTLFNTVWTLGCRPYMNSQRAACYCQGEEKDEL